A part of Thermocrinis albus DSM 14484 genomic DNA contains:
- the metK gene encoding methionine adenosyltransferase, with the protein MGISVRMAESPTEGHPDKLADLIADALLDEFLKKDPYSRVSLEVVVISGMTFVAGHVSTEGYVDIPTVVRNTIKEVGYTRPEYGFDADASAVITSIEEQSPDIALGISGEGAGDTATVVGYACNETDSYMPLPITLAHSISKRLADIRKSGKAPFLRPDGKVLITVLYENHKPVSAKDIIVYTQHDPDVSPEKLREFIYEEVIKKVLPEKYMTSHTRVLVNPSGRFVLGGPVADVGQTGRKIVSDAYGDTAYSGGSAFSGKDPTKTDRSASYLARMMAKHVVASGLADRCLVQMAYAFGVSEMIAFDVETYGTEKLEKEKIVKALLEIFPTSPRQIIEFLDLRKPIYKKTACYGHFGKEGLPWEELRYLEKLRDIATAL; encoded by the coding sequence ATGGGAATATCTGTTCGTATGGCAGAGTCACCCACAGAAGGCCATCCCGATAAGCTGGCGGATCTTATAGCCGATGCTCTCCTGGACGAGTTTTTGAAGAAAGACCCATACAGCAGGGTATCCCTCGAAGTGGTTGTCATATCAGGTATGACCTTTGTGGCAGGTCACGTGTCAACGGAAGGGTACGTGGATATACCTACGGTAGTGAGAAACACCATAAAGGAGGTAGGTTACACAAGACCCGAGTACGGCTTTGATGCGGATGCCTCTGCTGTGATAACTTCCATAGAAGAGCAGAGCCCTGATATAGCCTTAGGTATTTCAGGGGAAGGTGCCGGAGATACAGCCACGGTGGTGGGTTACGCCTGTAACGAGACAGACAGTTACATGCCTCTACCCATAACCCTTGCTCACTCTATCTCCAAGCGTCTGGCCGATATCAGAAAGTCTGGTAAAGCCCCTTTTCTTAGACCGGACGGGAAAGTTCTCATAACGGTGCTGTATGAGAACCATAAACCTGTTTCTGCCAAGGATATCATTGTTTACACACAGCACGATCCAGATGTGTCTCCCGAAAAACTCCGTGAGTTTATCTACGAGGAGGTAATAAAGAAGGTCCTACCGGAAAAGTATATGACCTCTCACACCCGTGTTTTGGTCAATCCATCTGGCAGGTTTGTGTTGGGTGGTCCGGTGGCGGATGTGGGACAGACGGGCAGAAAGATAGTTTCAGATGCTTATGGTGACACCGCTTACTCTGGAGGAAGTGCCTTCTCTGGTAAGGATCCCACCAAAACGGACAGATCAGCCTCTTACTTGGCTCGTATGATGGCAAAGCATGTGGTAGCTTCCGGTCTTGCCGACAGATGTTTGGTGCAGATGGCCTACGCCTTTGGTGTAAGTGAAATGATAGCTTTTGATGTAGAAACCTACGGTACTGAAAAACTGGAGAAAGAAAAGATAGTAAAGGCTCTACTGGAGATTTTCCCTACAAGTCCACGCCAGATAATAGAGTTTTTGGATCTTAGAAAACCCATATACAAGAAAACAGCCTGCTACGGACACTTTGGCAAGGAAGGACTACCCTGGGAGGAGCTACGCTACTTGGAAAAACTCAGAGATATCGCAACAGCTTTATAA
- a CDS encoding lysylphosphatidylglycerol synthase domain-containing protein, with translation MRRYIVPTFLFLASALLLHFLIPHETLWHIWQQLSPTSVFYAFLFYTLSQIVRSLRWKILLKELSTVDVFLINSANVFLNNLLPARTGELSWFFYASRAGVNLTASFWTFLVGRLYDFLALLLLLAHYMWFALPILLFLSLFLYKLVFLLPSVGWLKQLREHVSNNMNLSVSFLLLLFSSLSVILKLAAVLVLLGIKPSVPIVLGFVGGELSTVLPIHSLGGLGTYEFAFALPVKLLGESIRPFLAHAFTVHSFLLVSSALLGIPSMVLLHLYNPRRG, from the coding sequence GTGAGAAGATACATAGTACCAACCTTTCTTTTCCTCGCCTCCGCCCTTCTTCTTCATTTTCTGATACCTCACGAGACTTTATGGCATATATGGCAGCAGCTTTCGCCCACCTCAGTGTTTTATGCTTTTCTGTTTTACACATTAAGTCAGATAGTGAGAAGCTTAAGGTGGAAAATACTTTTGAAAGAGCTTTCTACAGTGGATGTTTTTCTCATCAACAGCGCCAATGTATTTCTCAACAACCTTCTTCCTGCCAGAACGGGTGAACTTAGCTGGTTCTTTTATGCCAGCAGAGCGGGTGTGAACCTAACAGCCTCTTTTTGGACCTTTTTAGTGGGGAGGCTTTACGATTTTTTGGCTCTCCTTCTTCTGTTAGCTCACTACATGTGGTTTGCTCTACCTATTCTACTTTTTTTATCCCTTTTCCTTTATAAACTGGTTTTTCTTTTGCCTTCTGTAGGTTGGCTGAAACAGCTTCGGGAACACGTGTCTAATAACATGAATCTGTCCGTTAGTTTTCTTCTTTTACTCTTCTCTTCCCTCTCTGTAATCCTCAAACTGGCGGCTGTTCTGGTACTTTTAGGTATCAAACCCAGTGTTCCTATAGTGCTTGGATTTGTGGGAGGTGAGCTCAGTACAGTTCTGCCTATACACAGCTTAGGGGGTTTGGGTACCTACGAGTTTGCCTTTGCTCTACCTGTGAAGCTTTTGGGTGAATCTATCCGTCCTTTTTTGGCTCATGCTTTCACTGTTCACAGCTTTCTCCTTGTTTCCTCAGCTCTTCTGGGAATTCCTTCTATGGTTCTTCTTCACCTTTATAACCCACGTAGAGGGTAA
- the ftsA gene encoding cell division protein FtsA produces the protein MKLLMSLDAGTSKTVALVGEMDSYGDIHIIGIGETPSKGIDRGYITRLDLAVQTVTRSVKEAQEMAGTRVDNIIVGVASAGIKSQNEKDTISVAPQPVEIDESHIERLIERATTRAREEGYEIIAAIPRKFILDDQEGVIDPVGLLGSRLSAEVHVTKVHVSSLRNMEKVLHTAGLKIAGRYLSVLASAEAVLSQEEKEEGVLLLDMGAGLTSFILFVEGSPLLTGSVPMGGNSITKDIAHFMKITTEQAEKIKLEHGFALADLVSESDRIKIKPRGEEKETTVSKRSLSEVIQIRLEEIMDSVLQSVEYQGISLSSLHAGVVVTGGGAKLAGMREFLERYTDLPVRVGYPTGVIGLKERVQDPSYATAVGLIKMGFQDIERVKRSTSSPNVNKLQDSKKGFTSLLERIKSFFKEVL, from the coding sequence ATGAAGTTGCTTATGAGTCTAGATGCGGGTACCAGCAAAACAGTAGCCCTTGTGGGGGAGATGGACAGCTATGGAGACATACATATCATAGGTATAGGCGAAACACCCTCCAAAGGAATAGACAGGGGGTACATCACACGTCTCGATCTGGCTGTTCAGACAGTGACACGCAGCGTTAAGGAAGCCCAGGAGATGGCCGGCACGAGAGTTGACAATATCATAGTGGGTGTGGCGTCGGCAGGAATAAAGAGTCAAAACGAGAAGGACACCATAAGTGTGGCGCCTCAACCTGTGGAGATTGACGAGTCCCACATAGAACGGCTGATAGAGAGGGCCACCACTAGAGCCCGTGAAGAAGGCTACGAGATAATAGCTGCCATACCCAGGAAGTTTATTCTGGATGACCAGGAAGGAGTGATCGATCCGGTAGGTCTCTTAGGATCCAGACTGTCTGCGGAGGTACACGTCACAAAGGTACACGTCAGTAGCTTAAGGAACATGGAGAAGGTGTTACACACAGCAGGTCTTAAGATAGCGGGGAGATACCTATCGGTGCTGGCGTCTGCGGAGGCTGTTCTTTCTCAGGAAGAGAAGGAGGAAGGGGTTCTTCTTTTAGACATGGGGGCAGGCTTGACCAGCTTCATCCTATTTGTGGAAGGTTCTCCCTTGCTTACAGGGAGCGTGCCTATGGGAGGTAACAGTATCACCAAAGATATAGCTCACTTTATGAAGATAACTACAGAACAGGCAGAGAAGATAAAACTGGAACACGGTTTCGCTTTAGCGGACCTTGTAAGTGAATCAGACAGGATAAAGATAAAACCCAGGGGTGAGGAGAAGGAGACAACTGTAAGCAAGAGGAGTCTATCGGAAGTTATTCAGATAAGACTGGAAGAAATAATGGACAGTGTACTACAGTCTGTAGAGTATCAAGGTATAAGCCTGAGCTCCCTTCACGCAGGCGTTGTGGTAACAGGAGGTGGTGCTAAGCTGGCAGGTATGAGGGAGTTTCTGGAGAGGTACACCGACCTCCCGGTTAGGGTAGGTTACCCCACCGGAGTGATAGGTCTAAAGGAGAGGGTACAGGATCCGTCCTATGCCACCGCGGTGGGACTCATAAAGATGGGCTTTCAGGACATAGAACGTGTAAAGAGGAGTACATCTTCGCCCAACGTCAACAAGCTTCAGGACAGTAAGAAAGGCTTTACTTCTTTACTGGAGAGGATAAAATCTTTCTTTAAGGAAGTGTTATGA
- the murB gene encoding UDP-N-acetylmuramate dehydrogenase, giving the protein MQKEEKVSLSPFTTLKIGGVADLFCSPQREEELRQCIQMAKVKDVPILVMGRGANLLVGDVEGLVVSTRYMRGMWVREEKDGLKVKVMAGEPLKTLIQLALKENLEGLYRLAGFPATVGGAVAMNAGAFGYEISQHLTHVAFLDWDGRLHRVPAKEINFSYRHSPFPRWGIVVWAEFLFPRSEKPVYEEYLQIRERRKKTQPIHQPTCGSTFKNPPGDYAGRLIQLVGLKGYRLGRVAFSEIHANFIINLGGATFQEATELIQIAKDKVYRELGITLEEEVRIVEGRRSDGWKIL; this is encoded by the coding sequence ATGCAGAAGGAAGAGAAAGTGAGCCTCTCACCCTTTACAACACTGAAGATAGGAGGCGTGGCTGACCTCTTCTGTAGTCCGCAGAGGGAAGAGGAACTAAGGCAGTGTATACAGATGGCCAAGGTGAAAGACGTTCCTATACTGGTTATGGGAAGGGGAGCTAACTTGCTGGTAGGCGACGTAGAGGGTCTCGTGGTGAGTACCAGATATATGAGAGGTATGTGGGTAAGGGAAGAGAAGGATGGTTTGAAGGTTAAAGTTATGGCAGGAGAACCCCTGAAGACCCTCATCCAGCTGGCCCTTAAGGAAAACTTGGAAGGTCTATACCGGTTAGCGGGTTTCCCGGCCACCGTGGGTGGTGCGGTAGCTATGAACGCGGGAGCCTTTGGCTACGAAATATCTCAGCACCTTACCCATGTGGCCTTTCTGGACTGGGACGGTCGGCTGCACCGTGTTCCTGCAAAGGAGATAAACTTCTCGTACCGCCACTCACCTTTTCCCAGGTGGGGAATAGTGGTGTGGGCAGAGTTCCTCTTTCCAAGATCCGAAAAGCCAGTTTATGAAGAGTATCTCCAGATAAGAGAGAGGAGGAAGAAGACCCAACCCATCCACCAACCCACCTGTGGATCCACCTTCAAAAACCCACCTGGAGATTACGCTGGTCGACTCATCCAGCTGGTGGGTTTGAAAGGCTACCGATTGGGCAGAGTTGCTTTTTCAGAGATACACGCCAACTTCATCATCAACTTAGGAGGCGCCACCTTCCAAGAAGCCACAGAGCTTATCCAGATAGCCAAAGATAAAGTTTACAGAGAGTTAGGTATAACCTTGGAAGAGGAGGTGAGAATCGTTGAAGGTCGTCGTTCTGATGGGTGGAAGATCCTATGA
- a CDS encoding cell division protein FtsQ/DivIB, which produces MAGFFLPYFLDSIEFFKVRGVYLEGNRFLPQDVFFKTLMYFKNNWLFMTEDRFLRTLQSYSGNSVKSLHIKRTFQKDGVYLTIQVQEREPLFAAMVEDKVLYFDTDGQPFYYPTFPTPPIIVYTHSQTYLLEVSKKLVQLTSSLKKLSEDKWEIYLTDGATVLYGEGKKLVLPPCQEIEEPILSTIERVYNVSKGVKEIVVLRENLAVVKEKP; this is translated from the coding sequence GTGGCGGGCTTTTTTCTTCCTTACTTCCTTGACTCCATAGAGTTCTTTAAGGTACGCGGAGTATACCTGGAGGGAAACAGGTTTCTGCCACAGGATGTTTTCTTCAAAACTCTGATGTATTTCAAAAACAACTGGCTTTTTATGACGGAGGATAGGTTTCTGAGGACCCTTCAAAGCTACTCGGGTAACTCTGTCAAAAGCCTTCACATAAAGAGAACCTTTCAAAAGGACGGCGTCTATCTTACCATCCAGGTTCAGGAGAGGGAGCCTCTCTTTGCAGCCATGGTGGAGGACAAGGTCCTCTACTTTGATACTGACGGTCAACCCTTCTACTACCCTACCTTTCCCACACCCCCCATCATAGTCTACACCCATAGCCAAACATACCTTCTGGAGGTAAGTAAAAAGTTGGTCCAGCTTACCTCCTCACTTAAAAAACTTTCAGAGGATAAGTGGGAGATCTATCTCACAGACGGTGCCACTGTGCTATATGGAGAAGGCAAGAAGTTGGTGTTACCCCCCTGTCAGGAGATTGAAGAACCAATACTCTCAACAATAGAAAGAGTCTATAATGTTTCTAAGGGGGTTAAGGAGATAGTGGTTTTGAGAGAGAACTTGGCGGTGGTGAAGGAAAAGCCATGA
- a CDS encoding FAD/NAD(P)-binding protein, with protein sequence MKYDVIVVGGGASGLSCILTLVSSRSRGWAWAENRKYALFDTNGSDLYKAYLKNVPGVEPKTGSQLIEFIRKQIQEWGGAEFFQEKVSRIERTEDGWKLSTELGKEYEASFVVLATGFHSFDIEVKGADIQVVENPRSPKPGRIMIKHVDFEVAPNLFVTGTLAGLSSHFTSCAGSGVEVAAEILSRMAGKRIVIHDVPQE encoded by the coding sequence ATGAAGTACGACGTGATAGTGGTAGGAGGAGGCGCTTCTGGGTTGTCATGTATTCTCACCTTGGTTTCTTCCAGGTCCAGAGGCTGGGCGTGGGCAGAAAACAGAAAATACGCCCTTTTTGACACCAACGGTTCGGATCTGTATAAGGCCTATCTCAAGAACGTACCGGGTGTAGAGCCTAAAACAGGTTCACAACTCATAGAGTTCATCAGGAAGCAGATCCAAGAGTGGGGTGGTGCTGAGTTTTTCCAGGAGAAGGTGAGCAGGATAGAGAGAACAGAGGACGGTTGGAAACTGTCTACCGAACTAGGTAAGGAGTATGAGGCTTCCTTTGTGGTACTGGCCACTGGGTTTCACAGTTTTGACATAGAAGTAAAAGGTGCTGACATTCAGGTTGTGGAAAATCCCAGATCACCAAAGCCCGGAAGGATCATGATAAAACACGTGGATTTTGAGGTAGCTCCCAACCTGTTTGTAACGGGTACATTGGCAGGTCTTAGCTCCCACTTTACTTCTTGTGCAGGTTCCGGGGTGGAGGTGGCTGCGGAGATACTTTCTCGTATGGCGGGTAAACGCATAGTCATACACGACGTGCCTCAGGAGTGA
- the ftsZ gene encoding cell division protein FtsZ has translation MQGLNPTRIKVFGVGGGGSNAVNRMYLDGIEGVELYAINTDVQHLTSLAVPNRIQIGEKVTRGLGAGAKPEIGEQAALEDIDRIKEVLRGTDMLFLAVGLGGGTGTGAAPVIAEAAKEMGILTVAVVTKPFHFEGPKRMQTALEGLERLKDVVDTYIVINNQKLVELADRNFSIKDAFRLVDEVLSKAVRGITNIVVTPALINVDFADVRTVMEKGGLALIGMGEARGDGKRETAIEQAVSSPLLEGNTVEGARRLLVTLWVSEDVPFRDVEEAITRIREAAHEDALIIFGAVLEEGKENFMRVAVVATDFEGAKEQSQFKVVKKEQKDLKKVVPETPIEPVQPEVEDIPAYLRRKKKL, from the coding sequence ATGCAGGGACTTAACCCTACAAGAATAAAGGTCTTCGGTGTGGGTGGTGGAGGTTCCAACGCCGTCAACAGAATGTACCTGGACGGCATAGAAGGAGTCGAGTTATATGCCATAAACACGGACGTGCAACACCTCACCTCTCTGGCGGTACCTAACCGTATACAGATAGGAGAGAAAGTGACCCGTGGTCTTGGTGCGGGAGCAAAACCTGAGATAGGGGAACAGGCTGCCTTAGAGGATATAGATCGCATAAAGGAGGTGTTACGGGGAACAGATATGCTGTTTCTGGCTGTAGGCTTGGGAGGAGGGACAGGTACGGGTGCGGCTCCTGTGATAGCAGAAGCTGCCAAGGAGATGGGTATACTGACAGTGGCTGTCGTGACAAAACCCTTTCATTTTGAAGGACCCAAAAGGATGCAGACAGCTTTAGAGGGACTGGAAAGGCTAAAGGATGTTGTGGATACTTACATAGTGATAAATAACCAGAAGTTGGTAGAACTGGCTGATAGAAACTTCAGTATAAAGGATGCCTTTCGTCTGGTGGATGAGGTCCTCTCCAAGGCGGTCAGAGGGATAACCAACATAGTGGTGACGCCTGCCTTGATAAATGTGGATTTTGCGGATGTAAGAACGGTAATGGAGAAAGGAGGGTTAGCCCTTATAGGAATGGGAGAAGCAAGGGGAGACGGTAAGAGAGAAACAGCTATAGAACAGGCTGTGTCCTCTCCGTTGCTGGAGGGTAACACAGTGGAAGGTGCCCGTAGACTTCTCGTAACTTTGTGGGTGAGTGAGGATGTTCCTTTCAGGGATGTGGAGGAGGCCATCACCAGGATAAGGGAGGCAGCTCACGAAGATGCTCTCATCATATTCGGTGCTGTCCTGGAAGAAGGTAAGGAGAACTTTATGCGTGTGGCTGTTGTGGCCACCGACTTTGAGGGTGCCAAAGAACAGAGCCAGTTTAAGGTGGTAAAGAAGGAGCAGAAGGACCTGAAGAAGGTGGTACCTGAAACTCCCATAGAACCGGTACAGCCTGAGGTAGAGGACATCCCAGCCTATCTCAGGAGGAAGAAGAAACTTTGA
- the purN gene encoding phosphoribosylglycinamide formyltransferase, protein MKVGVLVSGRGSNLQALIDAMEQGKLGASIVFVISDREDALAIKRCENHRIPYAVVRRKDFKDKVEFEKRMVDLLRERDVELVVLAGFMRVLSSVFLSAFPHKVINIHPSLIPAFQGVRAQKQAVEYGVLISGCSVHFVTEELDNGPVIIQACVPLLPHDDEESLSQRILSYEHRVLPQAVRWIAEGRVKLEGRRVRVEGAKYGTLPVNPQLEHF, encoded by the coding sequence ATGAAGGTGGGAGTTTTGGTATCGGGAAGGGGGTCCAACTTACAGGCCCTCATAGATGCCATGGAGCAGGGAAAACTGGGTGCTTCTATAGTCTTCGTTATATCTGACAGAGAGGATGCCCTTGCCATAAAGCGTTGTGAAAATCATCGTATACCTTACGCAGTTGTAAGAAGGAAGGATTTTAAAGACAAGGTAGAGTTTGAAAAACGCATGGTGGATCTCTTGAGAGAGAGAGATGTCGAGCTGGTGGTGTTGGCAGGTTTTATGCGTGTTCTGTCATCGGTTTTTCTCTCCGCCTTTCCCCACAAAGTCATCAACATCCACCCATCCCTTATACCTGCCTTTCAGGGAGTAAGAGCCCAAAAACAAGCTGTAGAGTACGGTGTGCTCATATCGGGATGTAGTGTTCACTTTGTAACTGAGGAGCTGGACAACGGCCCTGTGATAATACAGGCTTGTGTACCTCTTTTACCCCACGACGATGAGGAGAGTTTGTCCCAGAGGATACTAAGTTACGAACACAGAGTGCTACCGCAGGCGGTCAGATGGATAGCGGAGGGTAGAGTAAAACTGGAGGGTAGAAGGGTGCGCGTGGAGGGTGCAAAGTACGGCACACTGCCTGTGAATCCGCAGCTGGAGCATTTCTGA
- a CDS encoding D-alanine--D-alanine ligase family protein — protein MKVVVLMGGRSYEREISLKTGEAILRALRQLGHEAVPLDVTEDLCQRLLEIKPDKVFIALHGPYGEDGRVQAVLDLLGIPYVGSGVLASALAMDKDFTKKILAFHGIPVPRWIAVKRNAPFRWNLFPAVVKPADQGSSIGLHVVEKEEDLTLALEEVWKVSQKALIEEFIQGKDVTVGILKDKPLPPIEIRPKKGVYDYESKYTKGMTEYVFVEDPSVVEKLQEIALKVHTLLELKDMSRIDFRLSDDGTPYVLEVNTIPGMTELSLFPMACNKAGIDFAQMVHILLS, from the coding sequence TTGAAGGTCGTCGTTCTGATGGGTGGAAGATCCTATGAAAGGGAGATATCTTTAAAAACGGGGGAGGCCATTCTCAGAGCTCTCAGACAGTTGGGACACGAGGCAGTTCCCCTTGATGTGACAGAGGATCTCTGTCAACGCCTCTTGGAGATAAAACCCGATAAGGTCTTCATAGCCTTACACGGCCCTTACGGCGAAGATGGAAGGGTTCAGGCTGTTCTTGATCTTTTGGGTATTCCTTACGTGGGTAGTGGTGTTTTGGCCAGCGCCCTTGCTATGGACAAGGACTTCACGAAGAAGATACTGGCTTTCCATGGTATACCTGTGCCCCGTTGGATCGCCGTAAAAAGAAACGCTCCCTTCCGGTGGAACCTATTTCCTGCGGTGGTAAAACCCGCCGACCAAGGATCCAGCATAGGACTACATGTGGTGGAGAAAGAGGAGGATCTTACGTTAGCTCTTGAAGAAGTCTGGAAAGTTTCCCAAAAAGCCCTTATAGAGGAGTTCATACAAGGAAAGGACGTAACGGTGGGTATACTTAAAGACAAACCCCTTCCACCCATAGAGATAAGACCAAAGAAGGGAGTGTACGATTACGAAAGTAAATACACGAAGGGAATGACCGAATATGTATTTGTGGAGGATCCCTCTGTGGTGGAAAAGCTACAGGAAATAGCTCTAAAGGTACACACCTTACTGGAACTGAAGGATATGTCGAGGATAGACTTCAGGCTGTCCGACGATGGTACCCCCTACGTACTGGAGGTGAACACTATACCGGGGATGACGGAGCTAAGTTTGTTCCCCATGGCTTGTAATAAAGCAGGCATTGATTTTGCTCAGATGGTACATATCTTGTTATCATAA
- the lysS gene encoding lysine--tRNA ligase codes for MERSRLEKLLRLKEQGKAYPYRYPTSGSIGDIRREWEEDPKGENLRVRGVVKRVSALQEGSFYVRLADPEGGELVVITTESLQTGEECVLEGSLVRKDGKLTLLQACRSQDPALSVKEILRRYDKDPDNREVSVAGRLISLRFMGKAVFGHLQDATGKIQIYIRKDLLGEEAFKEFEDTVDPGDVIGVKGKLFRTSTGELTVEVQEYTLLAKSLHPLPEKWHGLKDVEVRYRQRYLDLIANPKTREILLLRSRVITEVRRFLESKGFVEVETPILQPVASGANAKPFVTYHNYLEQNLYLRIAPELYLKRLIVGGLLKVYELGKNFRNEGVDTTHNPEFTMVEFYCAYWDYKDLMAFTEELFTHILTEVMGGLTITYQGRLLDFTPPYRVYRYFDLLKEKTGKDKDFFLRDEEGVRKLALDIGIPNAEKLTHAKLIDKIFDRLVEEELWGPCFVIDFPALLSPLAKRHREDPDLVERFELFVAGSELANAYSELNDPIEQRERFLQQLREKEMGDEEAMELDEDFVKALEYGMPPTAGEGIGIDRLVMILADVDSIREVILFPALRRRE; via the coding sequence ATGGAAAGGTCTCGTCTGGAAAAACTTCTCCGCCTAAAAGAACAAGGAAAAGCCTACCCTTACCGGTATCCCACCAGCGGATCTATAGGAGACATAAGAAGAGAGTGGGAAGAAGATCCCAAAGGTGAGAACCTGAGAGTGCGCGGAGTAGTCAAGAGGGTGTCCGCTTTACAGGAAGGCTCCTTCTACGTGAGACTGGCAGATCCCGAAGGTGGTGAGCTGGTGGTCATCACCACCGAAAGCCTTCAGACAGGAGAGGAGTGTGTTCTGGAAGGTAGTCTCGTAAGAAAGGATGGAAAACTCACCCTCCTGCAGGCGTGCAGATCCCAGGACCCTGCCCTAAGTGTAAAGGAGATCCTCCGCAGATACGACAAAGATCCGGACAACAGAGAAGTATCGGTAGCGGGAAGACTTATAAGCCTCAGGTTTATGGGTAAAGCGGTTTTTGGGCATCTACAGGACGCTACCGGAAAGATACAGATATACATAAGGAAGGATCTGCTGGGGGAAGAGGCCTTTAAAGAGTTTGAGGATACTGTGGATCCCGGGGATGTCATCGGCGTTAAAGGTAAGCTCTTTAGAACAAGTACCGGAGAGCTTACGGTGGAGGTTCAGGAATACACCCTGTTGGCAAAGAGCCTTCACCCTCTACCCGAAAAGTGGCACGGTCTTAAAGATGTGGAGGTACGCTACCGCCAGAGGTATCTGGATCTGATAGCTAACCCCAAGACCAGGGAAATCCTTTTACTCCGATCAAGGGTTATCACTGAGGTGAGGAGGTTTCTGGAGAGTAAGGGTTTTGTGGAGGTGGAAACACCTATCCTGCAGCCTGTGGCTTCAGGAGCTAACGCCAAACCTTTTGTTACCTACCACAACTACTTAGAACAGAACCTTTATCTGCGCATAGCGCCTGAACTTTACCTGAAGAGGTTGATAGTAGGTGGTCTTCTGAAGGTTTACGAACTAGGAAAGAACTTCCGCAACGAGGGTGTAGACACCACCCACAACCCAGAGTTCACCATGGTGGAATTTTACTGTGCTTACTGGGATTACAAAGACCTCATGGCCTTTACAGAGGAACTCTTCACCCACATACTCACTGAGGTGATGGGAGGTCTTACCATAACCTATCAAGGCAGACTGTTGGATTTCACACCCCCCTACCGTGTTTACCGTTACTTTGATCTTCTGAAGGAGAAAACAGGTAAGGATAAGGACTTTTTCCTCAGAGACGAGGAAGGTGTGAGGAAGCTGGCGCTGGACATAGGTATACCCAACGCGGAAAAACTGACCCACGCTAAGCTTATTGACAAGATATTTGACAGGTTGGTGGAAGAGGAACTTTGGGGACCATGCTTTGTTATAGACTTCCCTGCCCTTCTTTCTCCCCTTGCCAAGAGACACAGGGAGGATCCTGATCTGGTAGAAAGATTTGAGCTGTTTGTGGCAGGCAGTGAGCTGGCCAACGCCTACTCGGAACTTAACGACCCTATAGAGCAGAGAGAAAGATTTTTACAACAGCTGAGAGAAAAGGAGATGGGTGACGAAGAGGCTATGGAGCTGGACGAGGACTTTGTAAAAGCTCTTGAGTACGGTATGCCTCCCACGGCAGGAGAGGGGATAGGTATAGACAGACTGGTGATGATACTGGCTGACGTTGATTCTATAAGAGAGGTGATCCTGTTTCCCGCTCTGAGGAGAAGAGAATGA